A stretch of the Streptomyces ortus genome encodes the following:
- a CDS encoding DUF6895 family protein — protein MTSTRLIHTVGTCALEWLHAHRDGFRLEQDVDPEVGFLERFKPVGELALICKVLFREGVAGSRQAQLARQLLDHAWRDTLDGGRMLVRGQRIEPLSPIPFEVYLPFKELGHSHPEAEAAFRLNQRLESFHAFELPPTRRLGLSAFQRRFGLPARPPESEVIGRTWLGRTPEPWTVEGHIAYDITHTVFHLTDWGANPDGIPAPLADYLATWLPAWLDDWLDLERWDLLGELLVVDACLPCPTLDERAWEGFAAAQQPDGAMPAVRTMPEGNPEELFDLVYHPTLVAAFASVLATSRALTRLAHAPA, from the coding sequence ATGACCAGCACCCGCCTCATCCACACCGTCGGGACCTGCGCCCTGGAGTGGCTGCACGCCCACCGGGACGGATTCCGTCTGGAGCAGGACGTCGACCCGGAGGTCGGCTTCCTGGAGCGCTTCAAACCGGTCGGCGAACTGGCCCTCATCTGCAAGGTGTTGTTCCGCGAGGGCGTGGCCGGCTCCCGACAGGCGCAGCTGGCCCGGCAGTTGCTCGACCACGCCTGGCGCGACACGCTGGACGGCGGCCGGATGCTGGTCCGCGGCCAGCGCATCGAGCCTCTCTCCCCCATCCCCTTCGAGGTCTATCTCCCGTTCAAGGAACTCGGCCACAGCCACCCCGAGGCCGAGGCGGCCTTCCGGCTCAACCAGCGGCTGGAGAGCTTCCACGCCTTCGAGCTGCCGCCGACGCGCCGGCTGGGGCTGTCCGCGTTCCAACGCCGCTTCGGGCTGCCGGCCAGGCCGCCGGAGTCCGAGGTGATCGGCAGGACATGGCTCGGCCGCACCCCCGAACCCTGGACCGTCGAGGGGCACATCGCCTACGACATCACGCACACCGTCTTCCACCTCACCGACTGGGGCGCAAACCCCGACGGCATTCCGGCTCCGCTCGCCGACTACCTCGCCACCTGGCTGCCGGCCTGGCTGGACGACTGGCTCGACCTGGAACGCTGGGACCTGCTCGGCGAACTGCTCGTCGTCGACGCCTGTCTGCCGTGCCCCACGCTGGACGAGCGGGCCTGGGAAGGCTTCGCCGCCGCCCAGCAGCCCGACGGTGCGATGCCCGCCGTGCGCACGATGCCCGAGGGGAACCCCGAGGAACTCTTCGACCTCGTCTACCACCCGACGCTCGTCGCCGCGTTCGCCTCCGTACTGGCCACGTCCCGCGCCCTGACGCGCCTGGCGCACGCACCGGCATGA
- a CDS encoding carbohydrate-binding protein: MVPRHAGGAARTALTVLGALALTALPATATATTTADAEPPAPAPSSAAQTLGADRPSAVVLRAMQRDLRLTGAQARTRLVNEAEAGTRAGRLQNVLGKHFAGAWVHGTTSAGLTVATTDAAGVAAIKADGARAMVVKNMLKDLHTVRAKLDAAAVGTALDTPVRYVDVRTNRVAVQATSRAAADKLVAAAGVDRRLVDVKVSADRPRALYDVRGGDAYYIDDKARCSVGFSVTKGEQQGFASAGHCGKAGARTTGFNKVAQGTFEASVFPGHDMSWVSVNSEWTATPAVKGEGETNVQVAGSVEALVGAAICRSGSTTGWHCGTIEQHDTTVSYAEGDINGVTRTTVCAEPGDSGGSYLSGTQAQGVTSGGSGDCKTGGITFHQPINPLLTTYGLTLRTATAQSGTPAPVDGRTVGWTTGRVYEVGTRVTYDGVPYECLQTHQAQGAWQPRLTPALWQRL; the protein is encoded by the coding sequence ATGGTCCCCAGACATGCCGGCGGAGCCGCCCGGACCGCCCTGACCGTGCTCGGCGCACTCGCGCTCACCGCCCTGCCCGCGACCGCCACCGCCACCACGACCGCGGACGCCGAGCCTCCCGCGCCGGCGCCCTCCTCCGCCGCGCAGACGCTCGGCGCCGACCGGCCCTCTGCCGTCGTCCTGCGCGCGATGCAGCGCGACCTGCGGCTGACGGGCGCTCAGGCCAGGACGCGGCTGGTGAACGAGGCCGAGGCGGGCACCCGCGCCGGCCGGCTCCAGAACGTCCTGGGCAAGCACTTCGCGGGCGCCTGGGTGCACGGCACGACCTCCGCCGGCCTGACCGTCGCCACGACCGACGCCGCGGGTGTCGCCGCCATCAAGGCCGACGGGGCCCGGGCGATGGTCGTCAAGAACATGCTGAAGGACCTCCACACCGTCAGGGCGAAGCTGGACGCAGCCGCGGTGGGCACCGCACTGGACACACCGGTCCGCTACGTCGACGTACGGACCAACCGGGTGGCGGTGCAGGCGACGAGCCGCGCCGCCGCCGACAAGCTCGTCGCCGCCGCCGGAGTCGACCGGCGGCTCGTGGACGTCAAGGTGTCGGCGGACCGGCCGCGCGCCCTGTACGACGTCCGGGGCGGCGACGCCTACTACATCGACGACAAGGCGCGCTGCTCGGTGGGCTTCTCCGTGACCAAGGGGGAGCAGCAGGGCTTCGCCAGCGCGGGGCACTGCGGGAAGGCGGGGGCCAGGACCACCGGCTTCAACAAGGTCGCCCAGGGCACCTTCGAGGCCTCCGTCTTCCCCGGCCACGACATGTCCTGGGTGAGCGTCAACAGCGAGTGGACCGCCACGCCCGCCGTCAAGGGCGAGGGTGAGACGAACGTGCAGGTCGCCGGCTCCGTAGAGGCCCTGGTGGGCGCGGCCATCTGCCGCTCCGGCTCCACCACCGGCTGGCACTGCGGCACGATCGAGCAACACGACACCACCGTGAGCTACGCCGAGGGCGACATCAACGGAGTGACCCGTACGACCGTGTGCGCGGAGCCGGGTGACTCCGGGGGCTCCTACCTGTCCGGCACCCAGGCCCAGGGCGTCACCTCCGGAGGCAGCGGCGACTGCAAGACCGGCGGCATCACCTTCCACCAGCCCATCAACCCGCTGCTCACCACGTACGGTCTGACGCTCAGGACCGCCACGGCCCAGAGCGGTACGCCCGCCCCGGTGGACGGCCGGACGGTCGGCTGGACCACGGGCCGGGTGTACGAGGTCGGGACCCGGGTGACGTACGACGGCGTCCCGTACGAGTGTCTGCAGACGCACCAGGCGCAGGGAGCGTGGCAGCCCCGCCTCACGCCGGCCCTGTGGCAGCGCCTCTGA
- a CDS encoding DUF6895 family protein, producing MAWVSAHREEFALGDDALAEHADVNFTWKPLGELAQVCVSIRRHTGSADPLHEAARDLLAYAWRQTGQGALFLELQRLEPFATYPLEIYAAFASAGLRHTGYEEATATVARTRGWQVTEQEPNRRLSVLNSERRSGIPLHADVERALGRTWLGGLPEPWTFERAAGYTLTHVVFHLTDWGLTPPGIPPRVANYLHHWLPSWLDTCLEDEQWDLSCELLAVAGSLPGPPDLTMLREAWAKLGRAQDVSGAVPEVGSGREGQPVAHDFVGCYHSTLMTAFAAVLTVDRLRAHTTATTASTAATGAGSGASDHESVPAGRARVFEHASHAARAPRAAHPGPGGQGVPR from the coding sequence ATGGCCTGGGTGTCCGCCCATCGCGAGGAGTTCGCCCTCGGCGACGACGCGCTCGCCGAGCACGCCGATGTGAACTTCACCTGGAAGCCCCTCGGCGAACTGGCCCAGGTGTGCGTGAGCATCCGCAGGCACACCGGATCCGCCGACCCGCTGCACGAGGCCGCCCGCGACCTGCTGGCCTACGCCTGGCGGCAGACCGGGCAGGGCGCCCTCTTCCTCGAACTGCAACGCCTCGAACCGTTCGCCACGTACCCGCTGGAGATCTACGCGGCGTTCGCGTCGGCCGGACTGCGCCACACCGGCTACGAAGAGGCCACCGCGACGGTGGCCCGTACCCGCGGCTGGCAGGTGACCGAGCAGGAACCCAACCGGCGCCTGAGCGTCCTCAACTCCGAGCGCCGCAGCGGGATCCCGCTCCACGCCGACGTGGAGCGGGCGCTCGGCCGCACCTGGCTCGGCGGTCTGCCGGAGCCGTGGACGTTCGAACGGGCCGCCGGGTACACGCTCACCCATGTGGTCTTCCACCTCACGGACTGGGGCCTGACTCCCCCCGGCATTCCCCCGCGGGTCGCCAACTACCTCCACCACTGGCTGCCTTCCTGGCTGGACACCTGTCTCGAGGACGAGCAGTGGGACCTGAGCTGCGAACTGCTGGCCGTCGCCGGCAGCCTGCCGGGCCCACCGGACCTCACCATGCTGCGGGAGGCCTGGGCGAAGCTCGGCCGGGCCCAGGACGTGTCCGGTGCCGTGCCGGAGGTGGGTTCAGGGCGCGAGGGCCAGCCGGTCGCGCACGACTTCGTCGGCTGCTACCACTCGACCCTGATGACGGCCTTCGCCGCCGTGCTGACCGTCGACCGTCTGCGTGCCCACACCACGGCCACGACCGCGTCGACCGCAGCGACCGGTGCGGGCTCAGGGGCAAGCGATCACGAGAGCGTGCCGGCGGGGCGGGCGCGCGTCTTCGAGCACGCGTCCCACGCGGCCCGCGCGCCCCGCGCCGCGCATCCGGGACCCGGCGGGCAAGGAGTGCCGAGATGA
- a CDS encoding serine hydrolase domain-containing protein, whose protein sequence is MTPRPDPWPGVAPGLAGELPSYRPAQEQPPDDETVRDLLDEAVDAVDAPDVVLALSREGRRTVRCGGTGPPPPVPRDQLRYEIGSATKTFTGLLLARLTQSGTLSAGAPAATCLDPARRAGRDPVTLAHLITHTSGLPALPADFFLRALPTWRTDPYAAYPDRRVVEAFLRHRQRRRPGTRWHYSNFGVAVLGHALAAATATPWDDLLGAQVLRPLGLSGTALRPGGPDTDATGHRKDGTTPVPPLTVGGFQSAGAVRATAADLLTFLEAHLEPSGPYTPGPAPAEGTLADALRAVRRPVLRRGWGHRHVHTVAWFQHPTGRGPMYFHCGATLGQQAFLGFRPDTGTALAAVCTRRFRARDTFVATAYALLAGM, encoded by the coding sequence ATGACACCGCGACCCGACCCCTGGCCGGGCGTCGCGCCCGGCCTCGCGGGTGAACTCCCGTCCTACCGCCCCGCCCAGGAGCAGCCCCCGGACGACGAGACGGTACGGGACCTGCTCGACGAGGCCGTCGACGCCGTGGACGCGCCCGACGTCGTCCTCGCCCTCTCCCGGGAAGGTCGGCGCACCGTGCGCTGCGGCGGCACCGGGCCGCCGCCGCCCGTTCCCCGCGATCAACTGCGCTACGAGATCGGCTCGGCCACCAAGACGTTCACCGGGCTGCTGCTCGCCCGGCTGACGCAGTCGGGCACCCTGTCCGCCGGTGCGCCCGCCGCCACCTGTCTGGACCCGGCGCGGCGGGCCGGCCGGGACCCCGTCACCCTCGCGCATCTGATCACCCACACCTCCGGGCTGCCCGCGCTGCCCGCCGACTTCTTCCTCCGCGCCCTGCCGACCTGGCGCACGGACCCGTACGCCGCCTATCCGGACCGGCGGGTGGTCGAGGCGTTTCTGCGCCACCGGCAGCGCCGGCGGCCCGGCACCCGCTGGCACTACTCCAACTTCGGTGTCGCCGTGCTCGGTCACGCCCTGGCCGCGGCCACCGCGACGCCCTGGGACGACCTGCTCGGCGCCCAGGTGCTGCGGCCACTCGGACTGAGCGGCACCGCGCTGCGGCCCGGCGGGCCGGACACCGACGCCACAGGACACCGCAAGGACGGCACCACTCCCGTGCCCCCGTTGACCGTCGGCGGCTTCCAGTCGGCCGGCGCCGTCCGGGCCACTGCGGCCGATCTGCTGACGTTCCTCGAAGCACACCTGGAACCGTCGGGCCCGTACACGCCGGGCCCGGCTCCCGCCGAGGGCACCCTGGCCGATGCCCTGCGGGCGGTACGCCGTCCGGTCCTGCGGCGCGGCTGGGGGCACCGGCATGTGCACACGGTGGCCTGGTTCCAGCACCCCACCGGCCGGGGACCGATGTACTTCCACTGCGGGGCCACACTCGGCCAGCAGGCCTTCCTGGGGTTCAGGCCCGACACCGGAACGGCGCTGGCCGCCGTGTGCACCCGCCGCTTCCGGGCCCGCGACACCTTCGTGGCGACGGCGTACGCGCTGCTGGCCGGGATGTGA
- a CDS encoding alkaline phosphatase D family protein, whose amino-acid sequence MAPAGRRRALTQDTSSRHDPELRAAAAHFGRRRFLSVTAGAAALAFGTNLPARGVAGPKELDGRRIPTDPFTLGVASGDPLPGSVLLWTRLAPDPYEPGGGLPGQYVAVEWEVAADERFAVTVRRGTAVAFPEYNHSLHVEVEGLGAGRVYYYRFRTGTWISDTGRTRTAPATTAATAKLTYAAVACQAYHDGYFTVHRHLAEDDVDVVFHLGDYLYEYAVNSAGGARGYTDRKLPDLYNREAKTLDDYRLRYALYKSDPDLRAAHAAHPFVVTWDDHETENNYAGAISENNDPPQEFLLRRAAAYRAHWENQPLRNAQLPNGPDAQLYRRLQWGTLAQFDVLDTRQYRSDQAYGDTLHAPGPETDDPRRSITGAAQEKWLIDGWRASENLWNVMAQQVCFSQRRFDVGAEARTSMDAWDGYRASRRRVLDGADSAGVDNLVVMTGDVHVGYAFDIKEDFDDPASKTLGTEIVATSVASGKNGADRPGNWDTYHKANPHLKFYNGRRGYVRVALDRAKARADYRTVSAVTTPGAPVTTAASFVTEAGDPGLKPV is encoded by the coding sequence ATGGCCCCCGCAGGCCGTCGCAGAGCGCTGACGCAGGACACCTCGTCACGACACGACCCCGAACTGCGCGCCGCCGCGGCGCATTTCGGGCGCCGCCGTTTCCTCTCGGTCACCGCCGGGGCCGCCGCCCTCGCCTTCGGCACCAACCTGCCGGCCCGGGGTGTGGCAGGCCCCAAGGAACTCGACGGGCGGAGGATCCCCACGGATCCGTTCACGCTCGGCGTCGCCTCCGGAGACCCGCTCCCCGGCTCCGTGCTGCTGTGGACCCGGCTCGCACCCGATCCCTACGAGCCGGGCGGCGGTCTTCCCGGCCAGTACGTGGCCGTCGAGTGGGAGGTGGCCGCCGACGAGCGCTTCGCCGTGACCGTCCGCCGCGGCACCGCCGTCGCCTTCCCCGAGTACAACCACAGCCTGCACGTGGAGGTCGAGGGCCTCGGCGCCGGCCGGGTCTACTACTACCGGTTCAGGACCGGGACCTGGATCAGCGACACCGGCCGCACCCGCACGGCGCCCGCCACCACCGCCGCCACCGCGAAGCTCACCTACGCGGCCGTGGCCTGCCAGGCGTACCACGACGGGTACTTCACCGTGCACCGCCATCTCGCCGAGGACGACGTCGACGTGGTCTTCCACCTCGGCGACTACCTCTACGAGTACGCCGTCAACTCGGCGGGCGGCGCGCGCGGCTACACGGACCGCAAACTGCCCGACCTCTACAACCGCGAGGCCAAGACCCTCGACGACTACCGGCTGCGCTACGCCCTCTACAAGAGCGACCCGGACCTGCGGGCGGCCCACGCGGCGCATCCCTTCGTCGTCACCTGGGACGACCACGAGACCGAGAACAACTACGCGGGTGCGATCAGCGAGAACAACGACCCGCCGCAGGAGTTCCTGCTGCGGCGCGCGGCGGCCTACCGGGCGCACTGGGAGAACCAGCCCCTGCGCAACGCCCAGCTGCCCAACGGCCCGGACGCCCAGCTCTACCGACGGCTCCAGTGGGGCACCCTCGCCCAGTTCGACGTCCTCGACACCCGCCAGTACCGCTCCGACCAGGCGTACGGGGACACGCTGCACGCTCCCGGCCCCGAGACGGACGATCCGCGACGCTCCATCACGGGCGCGGCGCAGGAGAAGTGGCTGATCGACGGCTGGCGTGCCTCGGAGAACCTGTGGAACGTCATGGCGCAGCAGGTGTGCTTCTCGCAGCGCCGGTTCGATGTCGGCGCCGAGGCGAGGACGTCGATGGACGCCTGGGACGGCTACCGGGCCTCGCGCCGGCGCGTCCTCGACGGCGCGGACTCCGCCGGGGTCGACAACCTGGTCGTCATGACGGGGGACGTGCACGTCGGGTACGCCTTCGACATCAAGGAGGACTTCGACGACCCGGCGTCGAAGACGCTCGGCACGGAGATCGTCGCCACCTCGGTCGCCAGTGGCAAGAACGGCGCGGACAGGCCCGGCAACTGGGACACGTACCACAAGGCCAACCCGCACCTGAAGTTCTACAACGGGCGGCGCGGTTACGTACGGGTCGCCCTGGACCGTGCGAAGGCCCGGGCCGACTACCGGACCGTCTCCGCCGTGACGACACCCGGCGCACCGGTCACCACCGCCGCGTCCTTCGTGACCGAGGCGGGCGACCCGGGCCTCAAGCCGGTCTGA